A section of the Deinococcus taeanensis genome encodes:
- a CDS encoding MOSC domain-containing protein: MAFPTTPAVLAVARDGTHRFSKVPTSAITLLEGLGVQGDAHAGVTVQHRSRVRQDPSQPNLRQVHLIHAELFGEVARDGYHLRPADLGENITTRGVALLTLPRGTHLTFPSGAVVELTGLRNPCAQIDAFQPGLMRRLIGTDDAGQPVFRAGVMGVVRRGGPVTPGDEVSVTLPDGPHEALRRV; the protein is encoded by the coding sequence ATGGCTTTCCCAACCACTCCGGCGGTCCTGGCAGTCGCGCGTGACGGCACGCACCGCTTCAGCAAGGTCCCCACGAGCGCCATCACGCTGCTTGAAGGTCTGGGCGTGCAGGGCGACGCCCACGCCGGCGTGACGGTGCAGCACCGCTCGCGGGTGAGGCAGGACCCGTCACAGCCGAACCTGAGGCAGGTGCATCTCATTCACGCGGAACTGTTCGGCGAGGTGGCCCGTGACGGCTACCACCTGCGCCCCGCGGACCTGGGCGAGAACATCACGACGCGGGGCGTGGCCCTCCTGACCCTGCCGCGCGGCACCCACCTGACCTTCCCGTCCGGGGCGGTCGTGGAACTCACCGGACTGCGCAATCCCTGCGCCCAGATTGACGCGTTTCAACCGGGCCTGATGCGGCGCCTGATCGGAACGGACGATGCGGGACAACCGGTGTTCCGGGCAGGTGTGATGGGCGTGGTGCGCCGCGGCGGCCCGGTCACTCCGGGCGACGAGGTGAGCGTGACCCTCCCGGACGGTCCGCACGAGGCGCTCCGGCGCGTGTAG
- a CDS encoding phytoene/squalene synthase family protein, translating to MTFTSASPSGLDRAVAHCQDVTRQHSKTFYLGSRFFPAAQRRAVWAVYAACRDGDDTVDERGDTAAHAGLDCWWSRVQAAFAGRPGEHPIDVALAWAASSYPIPLSAFEELHEGLRMDLGGFEYCTMADLTLYCRRVAGVVGFMIAPVSGYSGGESTLRCALMLGQAMQLTNILRDVGEDLTRGRVYLPADLLGEYGVSRADLERGVVTAAYRALMQDLTALAREWYAEGRRGIPCLHGSARLAVAAAARAYEGILDDLARNDFDNFGRRAYVSGTRKLLMLPRAWWELRSVPASLS from the coding sequence CTGACCTTCACTTCCGCTTCTCCTTCTGGCCTGGACCGGGCCGTGGCGCACTGTCAGGACGTGACGCGGCAGCACAGCAAGACCTTCTATCTGGGCTCGCGGTTCTTCCCGGCGGCGCAGCGGCGGGCCGTGTGGGCGGTGTACGCCGCGTGCCGCGATGGGGATGACACGGTGGACGAGCGCGGTGACACTGCCGCTCACGCCGGGCTGGACTGCTGGTGGTCGCGCGTGCAGGCGGCGTTCGCGGGGCGGCCCGGCGAGCACCCCATTGATGTGGCACTGGCGTGGGCGGCGAGCAGCTATCCCATTCCCCTATCTGCGTTCGAGGAACTGCACGAGGGTCTGCGCATGGACCTGGGTGGGTTTGAGTACTGCACCATGGCGGACCTCACGCTGTACTGCCGGCGTGTGGCGGGCGTGGTGGGGTTCATGATCGCGCCGGTCAGCGGGTACAGCGGCGGCGAGTCGACGCTGCGCTGCGCCCTGATGCTGGGGCAGGCCATGCAGCTGACGAACATCCTGCGGGATGTGGGCGAGGACCTCACGCGCGGACGGGTGTACCTGCCGGCTGACCTGCTGGGCGAGTACGGCGTGAGCCGCGCGGACCTGGAGCGGGGCGTGGTCACGGCCGCGTACCGCGCGCTGATGCAGGACCTGACCGCCCTGGCCCGCGAGTGGTACGCCGAGGGGCGGCGCGGCATTCCCTGCCTGCACGGCAGCGCCCGGCTGGCCGTGGCGGCCGCGGCGCGCGCCTACGAGGGCATTCTGGATGACCTGGCCCGCAACGATTTCGACAATTTCGGCCGCCGGGCCTACGTGAGCGGCACCCGCAAACTGCTGATGCTGCCCCGCGCGTGGTGGGAACTGCGCTCGGTCCCGGCGTCCCTTTCCTGA
- a CDS encoding alpha/beta hydrolase, translating to MEHESWKVPGAPVEGYVWPAPAPRAAVLLAHGFGEYAHRYVDRYHRLIPTLVEAGYTVHAYDHRSHGRSGGRPAVADMRQLVEDHLAAREALRAQPLPVFALGHSMGGLVTAASATRDPRGLSGVILSSPALLVGENEPRWLRALAPVIARVAPGLNTTKLGTSGLSRLTDEVAAYEADTVMYHGSVPALTAASMLTLSAALWPTYARWTLPTLTIHGTADRITDPRGSERFHAAIASGDKTLRTFEGGYHELLNDEPREEARQILIDWLRDHTA from the coding sequence ATGGAACACGAGTCCTGGAAGGTGCCGGGCGCCCCGGTCGAAGGCTACGTCTGGCCCGCCCCGGCCCCCCGCGCCGCCGTGCTGCTTGCACACGGCTTCGGAGAGTACGCGCACCGCTACGTGGACCGCTATCACCGCCTGATTCCCACCCTCGTGGAGGCCGGGTACACCGTACACGCCTACGATCACCGCAGTCACGGCCGCTCCGGTGGCCGGCCGGCCGTGGCGGACATGCGCCAGCTCGTCGAGGATCATCTCGCCGCGCGCGAGGCCCTGCGCGCCCAGCCGCTGCCGGTGTTCGCGCTGGGTCACTCCATGGGCGGCCTCGTCACGGCGGCCAGTGCCACCCGCGACCCGCGCGGCCTGAGCGGCGTGATCCTGTCCAGCCCCGCGCTGCTAGTCGGGGAGAACGAACCCCGGTGGCTCAGGGCGCTGGCGCCGGTCATTGCGCGCGTCGCGCCGGGCCTGAACACCACCAAACTGGGCACCAGCGGACTGTCCCGCCTGACCGACGAGGTCGCCGCATATGAGGCCGACACCGTCATGTACCACGGCAGCGTGCCCGCCCTGACGGCCGCGAGCATGCTGACCCTCAGCGCCGCCCTCTGGCCCACATACGCCCGCTGGACCCTGCCCACCCTGACCATTCACGGCACGGCCGACCGGATCACCGACCCGCGCGGCAGCGAACGCTTCCACGCGGCCATCGCCTCCGGTGACAAGACGCTGCGCACCTTCGAGGGCGGATACCATGAACTCCTGAACGACGAACCACGCGAAGAGGCGCGCCAGATCCTGATCGACTGGCTGCGCGACCACACCGCCTGA
- a CDS encoding alpha/beta fold hydrolase, which yields MTALTHPAPTSFPLSAAEDAPERCQAPAPAHRLRVARLFRQAPLLLDCGLPVNDVRLAYHTYGAPQRTATLVLHALTGTSAVHEWWGDFLGEGRPLDPTRDFIICANVLGGCAGSSGPADLPTLNGQDAPLTLRDMARAGRALLEELGVNRVRIVGGSMGGMLAYAWLLECPDLVERAVIIGAPTRHAPWAIGLNTAARSAIRAAPGGEGLKVARQIAMLSYRSPESFAATQYGLRAPGVPAITSYLHHHGEKLHARFCERTYVTLTAAMDAFQPGDAELRTIQTPVLVVGISSDQLYPAAEVRASAALLPNARYWELNSIHGHDAFLMDAGELPAQVQRFLNP from the coding sequence GTGACGGCTCTGACACACCCCGCCCCCACTTCGTTTCCCCTGTCGGCCGCCGAGGACGCCCCGGAGCGATGTCAGGCGCCCGCCCCGGCCCACCGGCTGCGGGTGGCGCGCCTGTTCCGGCAGGCGCCGCTGCTGCTGGACTGCGGCCTGCCGGTCAATGACGTGCGCCTCGCGTACCACACGTACGGCGCGCCGCAGCGCACGGCCACCCTCGTTCTGCACGCCCTGACCGGAACCAGCGCCGTGCATGAGTGGTGGGGGGACTTCCTGGGGGAGGGGCGGCCCCTGGACCCCACGCGGGACTTCATCATCTGCGCGAACGTGCTGGGGGGCTGCGCCGGCAGCAGCGGCCCCGCGGACCTGCCCACCCTGAACGGTCAGGACGCCCCCCTGACCCTGCGGGACATGGCCCGCGCGGGGCGCGCCCTGCTGGAGGAACTGGGCGTGAACCGCGTGCGGATTGTGGGCGGCAGCATGGGCGGCATGCTCGCGTACGCGTGGTTGCTGGAATGCCCGGATCTCGTGGAGCGCGCCGTGATCATCGGTGCGCCCACCCGCCACGCCCCCTGGGCAATCGGCCTGAATACGGCCGCGCGCAGCGCCATTCGCGCCGCGCCAGGCGGCGAGGGGCTGAAGGTGGCCCGGCAGATTGCCATGCTGTCCTACCGCAGTCCCGAGAGTTTCGCCGCCACGCAGTACGGCTTGCGGGCGCCCGGCGTTCCGGCGATCACGTCGTACCTGCATCATCACGGCGAGAAGCTTCACGCGCGGTTCTGCGAGCGGACGTACGTGACCCTGACGGCCGCCATGGACGCCTTCCAGCCGGGCGACGCAGAGCTGCGCACCATTCAGACGCCTGTGCTGGTGGTCGGGATCAGCAGTGACCAGCTGTACCCGGCCGCGGAGGTGCGGGCCAGCGCCGCGCTCCTGCCGAACGCCCGGTACTGGGAACTGAACAGCATTCACGGGCACGACGCGTTCCTGATGGACGCCGGTGAGCTGCCCGCGCAGGTGCAGCGCTTCCTGAACCCCTGA
- a CDS encoding O-acetylhomoserine aminocarboxypropyltransferase/cysteine synthase family protein — MAHRFETLQVHAGQKPDPVTGAQQVPIYPTNSYVFQSPEHAADLFGLRQFGNIYSRIMNPTNAVFEERLAALEGGVGALAVASGHAAQFLAITNVAQAGDNIVSTPNLYGGTVNQFRVTLQRLGIEVRFTSREERPEEFAALIDDRTRAVYLETIGNPALNVPDFEAIAAAAHALGVAVFVDNTFGAGGYYCQPLRHGANVVLHSASKWIGGHGNGIGGVIVDGGNFDWGNGRYPLVTEPSPSYHGLNFWETFGEGNPLGLPNVAFIIRARTEGLRDLGPTLAPQQAWQFLQGLETLSLRAERHAQNAQALASWLAAHPDVKRVTYPGLSNHPHFDRAQHYLPRGAGAVLTFELKGGREAGEAFIRSVALAQHVANVGDTRTLVIHPASTTHSQLHEDGQRAAGVTPGLVRVSVGIEHIEDLREDFAQALAGALVETGAEAGEDA; from the coding sequence ATGGCGCACAGATTTGAAACGCTGCAGGTGCACGCCGGTCAGAAGCCCGATCCCGTCACGGGCGCGCAGCAGGTGCCGATCTACCCCACGAACAGTTACGTGTTCCAGTCGCCGGAGCACGCGGCGGACCTGTTCGGCCTGCGGCAGTTCGGGAACATCTACAGCCGCATCATGAACCCCACGAACGCCGTGTTCGAGGAGCGCCTGGCGGCGCTGGAGGGTGGCGTGGGAGCCCTGGCGGTCGCGAGCGGGCACGCGGCGCAGTTCCTGGCAATCACGAATGTCGCGCAGGCCGGGGACAACATCGTGTCCACGCCGAACCTGTACGGCGGCACCGTGAACCAGTTCCGCGTGACCCTGCAGCGTCTGGGCATCGAGGTGCGCTTCACCAGCCGTGAAGAGCGGCCCGAGGAGTTCGCGGCGCTGATCGACGACCGGACCCGCGCGGTGTACCTGGAGACGATCGGGAACCCGGCCCTGAACGTGCCGGACTTTGAGGCCATTGCGGCGGCCGCACACGCCCTTGGTGTGGCGGTGTTCGTGGACAACACCTTCGGCGCGGGAGGCTACTACTGCCAGCCCCTGCGGCACGGCGCCAACGTGGTGCTGCACTCGGCCAGCAAATGGATCGGCGGGCACGGCAACGGGATTGGCGGCGTGATCGTGGATGGCGGGAACTTCGACTGGGGCAACGGCCGCTACCCGCTGGTGACGGAACCCAGCCCCAGTTACCACGGCCTGAACTTCTGGGAAACGTTCGGGGAAGGCAATCCGCTTGGCCTGCCGAACGTGGCGTTCATCATCCGGGCGCGCACGGAGGGGCTGCGGGACCTGGGGCCCACGCTGGCGCCGCAGCAGGCGTGGCAGTTCCTGCAGGGTCTGGAGACCCTGAGTCTGCGCGCGGAGCGGCACGCCCAGAATGCGCAGGCGCTGGCGTCCTGGCTGGCCGCTCATCCGGACGTGAAACGCGTCACGTACCCGGGACTGAGCAATCACCCGCACTTCGACCGGGCGCAGCATTATCTGCCGCGAGGTGCGGGCGCCGTCCTGACCTTTGAACTCAAGGGCGGGCGCGAGGCGGGCGAAGCATTTATCCGTTCGGTGGCGCTCGCGCAGCACGTCGCGAACGTGGGGGACACCCGCACCCTGGTGATTCACCCGGCCAGCACCACCCACAGTCAGCTGCACGAGGACGGGCAGCGCGCCGCGGGCGTCACGCCGGGCCTGGTGAGGGTCTCGGTGGGCATCGAGCATATTGAGGACCTGCGGGAAGACTTTGCGCAGGCGCTGGCCGGCGCGCTGGTCGAGACGGGCGCCGAGGCCGGAGAGGACGCGTGA
- a CDS encoding NAD-dependent succinate-semialdehyde dehydrogenase has protein sequence MTTLLNDPVTRSRAYFDGAWRDTPRTFTVTHPGNGEPIGAVADCTPDDARRAIDAAERALREWRRVNPYKRGLILRRWYNLMLEHKEPLARLMTLEMGKPITETRGEVHYAGSFVEWCAEEAGRIAGERVSLRFEHKRGLTTQEPVGIVYAVTPWNFPAGMITRKAAPALAAGCVMILKPAELSPMTALYLAELWLEAGGPANTLQVLPTNDAAALTRPMMDDDRVRKLTFTGSTEVGRLLYEQAARGIKRVSLELGGHAPFLVFEDADLERAAREVVASKFRNAGQTCVCTNRVYVQRAVAGAFTELLTQQAAALTLGDPLLDSTQVGPVVEQAGLDKIRAQVQDALNRGATATTGGQDAGGLYFQPTVLTNVHPDSVILREETFGPVAPVVIFDTEEEGLRLANDSEYGLAAYAYTRDLGRAFRVAEALEYGIVGINDGVPSAAAPHIPFGGMKNSGVGREGGHWGLDEYLETKFISLGLG, from the coding sequence ATGACCACCCTGCTTAACGATCCTGTCACCCGGTCCCGCGCTTACTTCGACGGGGCGTGGCGCGACACGCCCCGCACCTTCACCGTGACCCACCCCGGCAACGGCGAACCCATCGGTGCGGTGGCCGACTGCACGCCCGACGACGCGCGGCGGGCCATCGACGCCGCTGAGCGCGCCCTGCGCGAGTGGCGGCGCGTGAACCCGTACAAGCGGGGCCTGATCCTGCGCCGCTGGTACAACCTGATGCTGGAACACAAGGAACCCCTGGCGCGCCTGATGACCCTGGAGATGGGCAAGCCCATCACCGAGACGCGCGGCGAGGTGCACTACGCCGGAAGTTTCGTGGAGTGGTGCGCCGAGGAGGCCGGCCGGATTGCCGGGGAGCGCGTCAGTCTGCGCTTCGAGCACAAGCGCGGCCTGACCACCCAGGAGCCGGTGGGCATCGTGTACGCCGTCACGCCGTGGAACTTCCCGGCGGGCATGATCACCCGCAAGGCCGCGCCCGCCCTGGCGGCCGGCTGCGTAATGATCCTCAAACCGGCCGAACTGAGTCCCATGACGGCGCTGTATCTCGCCGAACTGTGGCTGGAGGCAGGCGGGCCTGCCAACACCCTGCAGGTGCTGCCGACCAACGACGCCGCAGCCCTGACGCGCCCCATGATGGACGACGACCGGGTGCGGAAACTGACCTTCACCGGCAGCACCGAGGTGGGCCGGTTGCTCTACGAGCAGGCGGCGCGCGGCATCAAGCGCGTGAGCCTGGAACTGGGCGGGCACGCCCCGTTCCTGGTGTTCGAGGACGCGGATCTGGAGCGCGCCGCGCGGGAAGTGGTCGCCAGCAAGTTCCGTAATGCCGGGCAGACCTGCGTGTGCACGAACCGCGTGTATGTGCAGCGCGCCGTGGCCGGGGCGTTCACGGAGCTGCTCACGCAGCAGGCGGCGGCACTGACGCTGGGCGACCCACTGCTGGACAGCACGCAGGTTGGTCCGGTGGTGGAGCAGGCGGGGCTGGACAAGATCCGCGCGCAGGTTCAGGACGCCCTGAACCGCGGCGCGACCGCCACCACGGGTGGGCAGGACGCGGGCGGCCTGTACTTCCAGCCGACGGTCCTGACGAACGTGCACCCGGACAGCGTGATCCTGCGCGAGGAGACCTTCGGCCCGGTGGCGCCGGTGGTGATCTTCGACACTGAGGAAGAAGGCCTGCGCCTCGCGAATGACAGTGAGTACGGCCTGGCGGCGTACGCGTACACCCGGGACCTGGGGCGCGCGTTCCGCGTGGCCGAGGCGCTGGAGTACGGCATCGTGGGGATCAACGACGGGGTGCCCAGCGCCGCTGCGCCGCATATTCCCTTCGGCGGCATGAAGAACAGTGGGGTGGGCCGTGAGGGGGGGCACTGGGGCCTGGACGAGTACCTGGAAACGAAATTCATCAGCCTGGGCCTGGGCTGA
- a CDS encoding Fur family transcriptional regulator codes for MTATRSTRQRDVIARVLQDAEGPLGVADVLDRARSDLPALGVATVYRTLKLLTEQGRIHPVTLDGETRYETSGRGHHHHFACTRCSRVFTLHTCPVALPSGTVYPGGFIVEAHEVTLYGQCPECAAQTA; via the coding sequence ATGACCGCCACCCGCAGCACCCGCCAGCGCGACGTGATCGCCCGCGTCCTGCAGGACGCCGAGGGCCCACTTGGCGTCGCGGACGTGCTCGACCGGGCCCGCAGTGACCTCCCGGCACTCGGAGTCGCCACCGTGTACCGCACCCTGAAACTCCTCACTGAACAGGGAAGAATCCACCCTGTTACCCTGGACGGCGAAACCCGCTACGAAACGAGTGGCCGGGGTCATCATCATCATTTTGCCTGCACCCGCTGCAGCCGCGTGTTTACGCTGCACACCTGCCCAGTGGCGCTGCCCAGCGGCACGGTGTATCCAGGAGGATTCATCGTCGAAGCGCACGAAGTCACCCTGTACGGTCAGTGCCCCGAGTGCGCCGCGCAGACCGCCTGA
- a CDS encoding alpha/beta fold hydrolase: MIVRGTDLHVEQRGHGHPLVMLHGLGSHSGWMARDIAHCAHRRRVVAIDSRGHGRSARPAHFTLNDHVQDVLGVMDALNLERTDLMGTSMGSYVAQALAAAHPDRITRLILVVPKASGRTSGTAALMAAHAHALRDLSPQDAQAYLLDLMFAPATSPAIRSDVARLAAQDQADGLAQTPEQAEAARRALENFDVRPGLGRVQAPALIISGQHDPLNPPAAGEEIARLLPNAQQVVLSGSGHFPGVEERGRYLAVIDAFLTALPA, encoded by the coding sequence GTGATCGTCCGCGGCACCGACCTGCACGTCGAGCAGCGCGGTCACGGCCACCCGCTGGTGATGCTGCACGGCCTGGGCAGCCACAGCGGCTGGATGGCGCGCGACATTGCTCATTGCGCCCACCGGCGGCGCGTGGTGGCGATAGACAGCCGCGGGCACGGCCGCTCGGCCCGCCCGGCGCACTTCACACTGAACGATCACGTGCAGGACGTGCTGGGGGTCATGGACGCCCTGAACCTGGAGCGCACGGACCTGATGGGCACCTCCATGGGCAGTTACGTGGCGCAGGCGCTCGCCGCCGCGCACCCGGACCGGATCACGCGCCTGATCCTGGTCGTGCCGAAAGCCAGCGGGCGCACGAGCGGCACCGCGGCCCTGATGGCCGCGCACGCGCACGCCCTGCGGGATCTCAGCCCGCAGGACGCCCAGGCGTACCTGCTTGACCTGATGTTCGCCCCGGCCACCTCCCCGGCCATCCGGTCGGACGTGGCCCGCCTGGCGGCGCAGGACCAGGCGGACGGGCTGGCGCAGACACCTGAGCAGGCCGAAGCGGCCCGCCGCGCCCTGGAGAACTTTGATGTCCGGCCCGGCCTGGGCCGCGTGCAGGCGCCCGCGCTGATCATCAGCGGGCAGCACGACCCGCTGAACCCACCTGCCGCCGGAGAGGAAATCGCCCGGCTGCTGCCGAACGCGCAGCAGGTGGTCCTGTCAGGCAGCGGGCACTTCCCGGGCGTGGAGGAACGCGGCCGGTACCTCGCCGTGATCGATGCGTTCCTGACCGCGCTGCCCGCCTGA
- a CDS encoding phage holin family protein, with protein MEERKSMGGALVDVFDAAMTLVKSEISAVARKAGQIAKAKGIGAVLLLAATGPLILGLIFIILAVFYGLMRLGLGAWAAALIIALLSFAVTGLLVMLGLKKLSAEVDMNEPRRRRDSLDQDTAPASPTGSPAPGTTGAATTVPAAGATHDPARTPVTGSKADIDAFNPAGPRVELGRDAQTHAAGETRVVSERPGVATVRIEHGTTTVPVYESKPGGEPAHHSSGLNKELTGHEQDHGHHHDPNLREPVVLKDAPGIPVSTTPTYKDDYKKGES; from the coding sequence ATGGAAGAACGCAAGAGTATGGGGGGGGCGCTCGTCGACGTGTTCGACGCCGCCATGACCCTCGTGAAATCCGAGATCAGCGCCGTGGCCCGCAAGGCCGGGCAGATCGCCAAAGCCAAGGGGATCGGGGCGGTCCTCCTGCTGGCCGCCACCGGACCGCTGATTCTGGGCCTGATCTTCATCATCCTCGCCGTCTTCTACGGCCTGATGCGCCTGGGGCTGGGCGCCTGGGCCGCCGCCCTGATCATCGCGCTGCTGAGCTTCGCCGTGACCGGCCTGCTGGTCATGCTGGGCCTCAAGAAACTCAGCGCTGAGGTCGACATGAACGAGCCGCGCCGCCGCCGCGACAGCCTCGACCAGGACACCGCCCCGGCATCCCCCACGGGCAGCCCCGCCCCGGGCACCACCGGCGCTGCAACGACAGTTCCGGCCGCGGGCGCCACCCACGACCCGGCGCGCACGCCCGTCACCGGCAGCAAAGCCGACATTGACGCCTTCAACCCCGCCGGCCCCCGCGTTGAACTTGGCCGTGACGCCCAGACGCACGCCGCCGGCGAGACCCGCGTGGTCAGCGAACGCCCCGGCGTCGCCACCGTCCGCATCGAGCACGGCACCACCACCGTGCCCGTGTACGAAAGCAAACCCGGCGGTGAACCAGCCCACCACAGCAGCGGCCTGAACAAGGAACTCACCGGGCACGAGCAGGACCATGGGCACCACCACGACCCCAACCTGAGAGAACCTGTGGTTCTCAAGGACGCGCCCGGCATTCCGGTGAGCACCACGCCCACCTACAAGGACGATTACAAGAAGGGGGAGAGCTGA
- a CDS encoding class I SAM-dependent methyltransferase produces MNAVPPAAPHQENLNSGPSITAAQRSNLLPFTARGYSWWRARSLSLLGAGAFPLAREERLFRALCRPVPGELWLDVGTSTGFYAGALARCGARVVAADLSGPMLSEAARREPSPAITWTRMNVEVSGLPDASFDGVTVGATLNETHDPARLLREVARLTRPGGQVWLMYLRRTAGPVQALLGVPALGGLTFPDPGWVQRHLPGLRRTAALGVGAVQFEQFVRGA; encoded by the coding sequence ATGAACGCTGTGCCCCCTGCTGCTCCGCACCAAGAAAACCTGAATTCCGGCCCATCCATCACGGCCGCGCAGCGCAGCAACCTGCTGCCGTTCACGGCGCGGGGTTACAGCTGGTGGCGGGCGCGGTCGCTGTCGCTGCTGGGCGCGGGTGCCTTTCCCCTGGCGCGGGAGGAGCGGCTGTTCCGGGCGCTGTGCCGGCCGGTCCCTGGGGAGCTGTGGCTGGACGTGGGCACCAGCACCGGGTTCTACGCAGGCGCGCTGGCGCGCTGCGGCGCGCGGGTGGTGGCCGCGGACCTGAGTGGGCCGATGCTGAGTGAGGCGGCGAGGCGCGAACCGTCCCCGGCGATCACCTGGACGCGGATGAACGTGGAAGTCAGCGGGCTGCCGGACGCCTCTTTTGACGGCGTGACCGTGGGGGCCACGCTGAATGAGACGCACGACCCCGCCCGGCTGCTGCGTGAGGTGGCGCGCCTGACCCGGCCGGGCGGGCAGGTGTGGCTGATGTACCTGCGCCGCACGGCCGGTCCCGTTCAGGCGCTGCTGGGTGTGCCTGCGCTGGGCGGCCTGACCTTCCCGGACCCCGGGTGGGTGCAGCGGCACCTGCCGGGCCTGCGCCGGACGGCTGCGCTGGGTGTGGGCGCGGTGCAGTTCGAGCAGTTCGTGCGGGGCGCGTGA
- the crtI gene encoding phytoene desaturase family protein has product MTPDAPSASPRPAPGSPARRKTALIIGAGIGGLSLGIRLQSLGFDTTILERLDQPGGRAYQKRTEDGYVFDMGPTVITVPHFIEELFALERDCGMLAEADYPPHVLAPDARVREGDSGGPRTQAYVKLVPILPFYRIYFDDGTFFDYDGDPLSTRRQIAALAPEDLAGYERFHADAQAIFERGFLELGYTHFGDMATMLRVVPDLMRLDAVRTLFSFTRKYFTNPKMQQVFSFETLLVGGNPLSVPAIYAMIHFVEKTWGIHYALGGTGALVDAFVRKFKELGGTLRLKAGIEEILVTDDRGRPVRRPGGRRVARGARLENGEVLHADIVVSNGDWANTYLKRVPAAARLVNSDVRVKAARQSMSLLVIYFGFRRDGRDLNLRHHNIILGPRYEALLTEIFGRKVLGADFSQYLHVPTLTDPGLAPEGHHAAYTLIPVPHNASGIDWSVQGPKLVDRVYAFLEERGYIPDLRARLTHSEFITPDYFAGTLDSYLGNAFGPEPVLAQSAYFRPHNRSEDIRNLYLVGAGAQPGGGTPSVMMSAKMTARLIAQDFGIHASVRDGVPQAPAASMRGSAAD; this is encoded by the coding sequence ATGACGCCTGACGCCCCATCCGCTTCCCCTCGCCCTGCGCCCGGTTCCCCGGCACGCCGCAAGACGGCCCTGATTATCGGGGCCGGGATCGGCGGACTGTCCCTGGGCATCCGCCTGCAGTCCCTGGGGTTCGACACGACCATCCTGGAACGCCTCGACCAGCCGGGCGGACGCGCGTACCAGAAACGCACCGAGGACGGGTACGTGTTCGATATGGGCCCCACGGTGATCACCGTGCCGCACTTCATCGAGGAACTGTTCGCGCTGGAACGCGACTGCGGCATGCTGGCCGAGGCCGACTACCCGCCGCACGTGCTCGCCCCGGACGCCCGGGTCCGTGAGGGGGACAGTGGCGGGCCGCGCACGCAGGCGTACGTGAAACTCGTCCCGATCCTGCCGTTCTACCGGATCTACTTTGATGACGGCACCTTCTTCGATTACGACGGCGACCCGCTCAGCACCCGCCGGCAGATCGCGGCCCTCGCGCCGGAGGACCTCGCCGGGTACGAACGCTTCCACGCGGACGCCCAGGCGATCTTCGAGCGGGGGTTTCTGGAGCTGGGGTACACCCACTTCGGGGACATGGCGACCATGCTCCGCGTGGTGCCGGACCTGATGCGCCTGGACGCCGTGCGGACGCTGTTCTCGTTCACCCGGAAGTACTTCACGAATCCCAAGATGCAGCAGGTGTTCTCCTTCGAGACCCTGCTGGTGGGCGGCAACCCCCTGAGCGTCCCGGCCATCTACGCCATGATTCACTTCGTCGAGAAAACCTGGGGCATTCACTACGCCCTGGGCGGGACCGGCGCCCTGGTGGACGCCTTTGTGCGCAAGTTCAAGGAACTGGGCGGAACGCTGCGCCTGAAGGCCGGGATTGAGGAGATCCTGGTCACGGATGACCGGGGCCGGCCGGTGCGCCGGCCCGGCGGGCGGCGCGTGGCGCGGGGCGCGCGGCTGGAGAACGGAGAAGTGCTGCACGCGGATATCGTGGTCAGCAACGGCGACTGGGCGAACACGTACCTGAAACGCGTTCCGGCTGCGGCGCGCCTCGTGAACTCGGACGTGCGCGTGAAGGCCGCGCGGCAGAGCATGAGCCTGCTGGTGATCTACTTCGGGTTCCGCCGGGACGGGCGGGACCTGAACCTGCGGCATCACAACATCATCCTGGGGCCGCGTTATGAGGCGCTGCTCACGGAGATCTTCGGGCGCAAGGTGCTCGGCGCGGATTTCAGTCAGTACCTGCACGTGCCCACGCTGACGGACCCCGGCCTGGCCCCCGAGGGGCACCACGCGGCGTACACCCTGATTCCTGTGCCGCACAACGCCAGCGGCATCGACTGGAGCGTGCAGGGCCCGAAGCTCGTGGACCGCGTGTACGCCTTCCTGGAGGAGCGGGGGTACATCCCGGACCTGCGGGCCCGCCTGACGCACAGTGAATTCATCACACCCGACTACTTTGCCGGGACGCTCGACTCCTATCTGGGCAACGCGTTCGGGCCGGAACCGGTCCTGGCGCAGAGTGCGTACTTCCGGCCGCACAACCGCAGCGAGGATATCCGCAACCTGTACCTGGTGGGCGCAGGCGCGCAGCCGGGCGGCGGAACGCCCAGCGTGATGATGTCCGCGAAGATGACCGCCCGGCTGATCGCGCAGGACTTCGGCATTCACGCCAGCGTGCGTGACGGCGTGCCGCAGGCGCCGGCGGCCAGCATGCGGGGCAGCGCCGCCGACTGA